Proteins from one Salmo salar chromosome ssa07, Ssal_v3.1, whole genome shotgun sequence genomic window:
- the kmt2e gene encoding inactive histone-lysine N-methyltransferase 2E isoform X13, with translation MSIVIPVGVDTADTSYLEMAAGSDRPESVEASPVVVEKSSYPHQIYSISSHHSHSYIGLPYADHNYGARPPPTPPASPPPSMLIRPGEALFVPGGLQDEASRGTTLSTSEDGSYGADITRCICGFTHDDGYMICCDKCSVWQHIDCMGIDRQHIPETYLCERCQPRILDRDRAIVLQTRKRENMSGEWRDGIPVCISADGDTSATESGDEVPLELYTAFQHTPTSITLTTGRLAGNKQADKKRKRSGEKEPVATSARAKKAFREGSRKSSRVKGGAPEMEPGEHPSLWENKMKAWMEAYEDAGSNQYSEDVQILLRVKEAGDGKTLAYNTHTATFKPPVESQVQKNKKILKAVRDLAPDSLIIEYRGKFMLRQQFEANGCFFKRPYPFVLFYSKFDGLEMCVDARSFGNEARFIRRSCTPNSEVRHVIEDGMLHLYIYSLRSITKGTEITIGFDYDYGCCKYKVDCACVRGNPECPVLKYNLEPTENLETSSRRRGRKDKEPMMQRGDHLDLGQNQNMTLDCDGRAKGLGADGKQRKLSPLRLSISNNQDPTELEGVEDQPDHSVNSEVEMESEETIAERKRKMASPAEESHLQGVGASSCLGLSKPETREERKMEAILQAFARMEKREKRREQALEKIGTKSEGGIKEEPPATPEADMQSPGIMMPLLEVKEEPGLNKPTPAKLRGSKQRKSFSRSRTHIGQQRRRARTISTCSDIPPGSPGELLDPLSIDGPDVEASRDPEPEALSSHAPDTSPPYSGSPAPDRNRSGQKYPKTKKHLVSEWCVDKQERSLRTPEPAPERPLRISSDPEVLATQLNALPGMGPSPHVYSTPKHYVRFSSPFLANRSPTTPGVPTGRRRSRELPDTPPTSGSCKKRWLKQALEEETTTPPPSSEGPLSPPINGDSDSPPPYNGSCTLPGEDSELPTPLKKRRLGLCPLDACMSESSTPYGSPCATPTQADLSETPGTPLLLATPPRVTRMEEPSPEPLPSTPTHTLSAPQESESSLDSSPEGSRRPSPQEAERPPSLLSSPCVAVRAPSLDVLPPHDAKTSAPLSPQPPTAESQDCGGEEGPETGAEGSSEAPSTDPASSSLLSPWMKSPERVGLSGPGGLSFSPINSNLRDLTPSHTLEPILAFRPEAVAVAGAGVVTVPVPLAFRPEAVAGVVTVPVPLAFRPEAVAGAGVVTVPVPLAAGPFTEAAGSLFYPCPEEGGTLAFSRSLSGDSTGEGGSGQNPPQKKKVSLLEYRKRQREARRSGSKMECGSPVSTTPTLVEMIPLPLETTQEPPPLAPAPAQAPVAPTAVAPTLPEPNTPQPSEDTEPPVEGEREGGEGQWTSSTSVEQARERGYHRALSLSDHSKDKDGETEGSEAPVRDCSSPSLQRTPTHTSLSPP, from the exons ATGAGCATAGTGATCCCTGTAGGGGTGGACACAGCAGACACCTCATACCTGGAAATGGCTGCAGGCTCAGA cagACCAGAATCGGTTGAGGCCAGCCCTGTGGTGGTGGAGAAATCCAGCTACCCACACCAGATCTACAGCATTAGCTCTCACCACTCCCACAGTTACATTGGGCTGCCCTACGCC GACCACAACTATGGGGCGCGCCCCCCGCCCACGCCCCcggcctcccctcccccctccatgcTGATCCGGCCGGGCGAGGCGCTGTTTGTGCCGGGGGGTCTGCAGGACGAGGCTTCCAGGGGCACCACACTCAGCACCTCGGAGGACGGCAGCTACGGGGCCGACATCACCCGCTGCATCTGTGGCTTCACTCATGACGACGGCTACATGATCTGCTGTGACAAGTGCAG tgtgtggcAGCACATAGACTGCATGGGGATCGACAGGCAGCACATTCCTGAGACGTACCTGTGTGAGCGCTGCCAGCCGCGCATCCTGGACAGAGACCGGGCCATCGTGCTGCAGACCCGGAAGAGGGAGAACATGTCCGGTGAGTGGAGAGATG GCATACCGGTATGTATCTCTGCAGACGGGGACACTAGTGCCACAGAGAGTGGGGACGAGGTGCCATTGGAGTTGTACACGGCCTTCCAGCACACGCCCACCAGCATCACACTCACCACCGGCCGCCTGGCGGGCAACAAGCAGGCTGACAAGAAACGCAAGAGGAGCGGAGAAAAGGAGCCCGTCGCCACGTCAGCCCGAGCCAAGAAG GCGTTCCGTGAGGGCTCCAGGAAGTCCTCCAGAGTGAAGGGTGGAGCTCCAGAAATGGAGCCCGGGGAGCACCCGTCTCTGTGGGAGAACAAGATGAAGGCTTGGATGGAGGCCTACGAGGATGCCGGCAGCAACCAGTACAGCGAGGACGTCCAGATCCTGCTCCGCGTCAAGGAGGCCGGCGACGGCAAGACCCTGgcctacaacacacacacggcCACCTTCAAACCGCCCGTGGAG agCCAGGTTCAGAAGAACAAGAAGATCCTGAAGGCAGTGAGGGACTTGGCTCCAGACTCCCTCATCATAGAGTACAGGGGCAAGTTCATGCTGCGACAGCAGTTTGAGGCCAACGGATGCTTCTTCAAGAG GCCATACCCCTTTGTGTTGTTCTACTCAAAGTTTGACGGGCTGGAGATGTGTGTGGACGCCCGCAGCTTTGGTAATGAGGCCCGCTTCATCCGACGCTCCTGCACCCCCAACTCTGAG GTGCGTCATGTAATAGAGGATGGTATGCTCCATTTGTACATTTACTCTTTGAGGTCCATCACCAAAGGCACCGAGATCACCATAGGCTTTGACTATGACTATGGCTGCTG tAAATACAAggtggattgtgcatgtgtgagGGGAAACCCAGAGTGCCCGGTGCTGAAGTACAACCTGGAGCCCACCGAGAACCTGGAGACCAGCAGCCGCCGGCGGGGCCGCAAGGACAAGGAGCCCATGATGCAGCGAGGGGACCACCTGGACCTGGGCCAGAATCAGAACATGACCCTGGACTGTGATGGCAGGGCCAAGGGCCTGGGGGCCGACGGCAAGCAGAGGAAGCTATCACCCCTCCGCCTCTCCATCTCCAACAACCAG GATCCTACAGAGTTAGAGGGTGTAGAAGACCAGCCTGATCACTCCGTTAACAGTGAAGTAGAGATGGAGTCAGAGGAGACCattgcagagagaaagaggaagatg GCCAGCCCAGCGGAGGAGTCCCATCTGCAAGGCGTGGGGGCCTCCAGCTGTCTGGGACTGAGTAAACCGGAG acccgtgaagagaggaagatggaggccATCCTGCAGGCCTTTGCCCGcatggagaagagggagaagaggcggGAGCAGGCCCTGGAGAAGATCGGCACCAAGTCAGAGGGGGGCATCAAGGAGGAGCCCCCTGCCACCCCCGAGGCCGACATGCAGTCTCCTGGTATCATGATG cccCTGCTAGAGGTGAAGGAGGAGCCGGGTCTCAACAAGCCCACGCCGGCCAAGCTGCGAGGCAGCAAGCAGAGGAAGAGCTTCTCGCGGAGCCGCACCCACATCGGGCAGCAGCGGCGGCGAGCGCGCACCATCAGCACCTGCTCTGACATACCTCCTGGCTCGCCCGGGGAACTCCTGGACCCCCTGTCCATTGACGGCCCAGATGTAGAGGCCTCCAGGGACCCCGAACCAGAGGCCCTCTCCTCCCATGCCCCTGACACCAGCCCCCCTTACAGTGGCTCCCCGGCCCCTGACAGAAACCGCTCCGGGCAGAAGTACCCCAAAACTAAAAAG CACTTAGTGAGTGAGTGGTGCGTCGACAAGCAGGAGCGGTCATTGCGGACCCCAGAGCCGGCCCCGGAGAGGCCCCTGAGGATCAGCAGCGACCCGGAGGTGCTGGCCACCCAGCTCAACGCCCTGCCCGGCATGGGCCCCAGCCCGCACGTCTACAGCACGCCCAAACACTACGTCCGCTTCTCCTCACCCTTCCTGGCCAACCGCAGCCCCACCACCCCTGGGGTGCCCACCGGACGCCGGCGTTCCCGCGAGCTGCCCGACACGCCGCCCACCTCAGGCTCCTGCAAGAAG CGCTGGCTGAAGCAGGCTCTAGAGGAGGAgaccaccacccctccacccagcAGCGAGGGCCCTCTCAGCCCCCCTATCAACGGGGACTCTGACAGCCCCCCCCCCTACAACGGCAGCTGCACCTTGCCAGGTGAGGACTCTG aGTTGCCCACTCCTCTGAAGAAGCGGCGCCTGGGTCTGTGTCCGCTGGACGCCTGCATGTCAGAGAGCTCCACCCCCTACGGCTCTCCCTGCGCCACGCCAACCCAGGCCGACCTATCAGAGACGCCGGGTACACCCCTGCTGCTGGCCACGCCACCCCGCGTCACCCGTATGGAGGAGCCGAGCCCTGAGCCTCTACCtagcactcccacacacacactcagtgccCCGCAGGAA AGCGAGTCTTCCCTGGACAGCTCACCAGAGGGCAGTCGCAGACCCAGCCCCCAAGAGGCTGAGCGGCCACCTtcgctgctctcctctccctgtgtAGCGGTCAGGGCTCCCAGTCTGGATGTGTTGCCCCCCCACGACGCCAAGACCAGCGCCCCCCTGAGCCCCCAGCCCCCCACCGCCGAGTCCCAGGactgtgggggagaggagggtccAGAGACCGGGGCTGAGGGCAGCAGCGAGGCCCCCTCCACAGACCcagcctcttcctccctcctctccccctggatGAAGAGTCCAGAGAGAGTGGGTCTGTCAGGGCCAGGGGGTCTGTCCTTCTCCCCCATCAACTCTAACCTGAGGGACCTTACCCCCTCACACACCCTGGAGCCCATCTTGGCCTTCAGGCCTGAGGCGGTGGCTGTGGCTGGGGCTGGTGTTGTGACTGTACCAGTACCCTTGGCCTTCAGGCCTGAGGCGGTGGCTGGTGTTGTGACTGTACCAGTACCCTTGGCCTTCAGGCCTGAGGCGGTGGCTGGGGCTGGTGTTGTGACTGTACCAGTACCCTTGGCAGCAGGACCCTTCACAGAGGCTGCAGGGTCTCTCTTCTACCCCTGCCCTGAGGAGGGGGGAACCCTGGCCTTCTCTCGTTCATTGAGTGGAGACAGCACTGGCGAGGGAGGGTCAGGACAGAATCCCCCACAGAAGAAAAAG GTGTCTTTGCTGGAGTACAGGAAACGTCAGCGCGAGGCGCGGCGCAGCGGCTCCAAAATGGAATGCGGCTCGCCTGTCTCTACAACACCTACCCTGGTGGAGATGATCCCTCTGCCCTTGGAGACCACCCAAGAGCCTCCACCCCTGGCTCCTGCTCCGGCCCAAGCTCCAGTGGCCCCTACTGCAGTGGCCCCCACCCTGCCTGAGCCAAATACCCCCCAGCCCAGCGAGGACACAGAGCCCCCTgtcgagggggagagagaggggggagagggacagTGGACCTCGTCCACCTCGGTGGAGCAGGCAAGAGAGCGTGGCTACCACAGAGCCCTGTCGCTTAGTGACCACAGCAAGGacaaag ATGGAGAGACCGAGGGCAGTGAGGCCCCAGTCAGAGATTGTTCATCTCCTAGCCTGCAGAGGACCCCAACCCACACG tctctctctcctccctag
- the LOC106609400 gene encoding NADH dehydrogenase [ubiquinone] 1 beta subcomplex subunit 2, mitochondrial — MSSLGRAMGVLRAGTQLLTRGPQKIVTRKAGGGPHIEAQYRQFPQLTKSQTFQAELLSSAMWFWILWHCWHDPDAVMGHFPWPDASAWTDEELGIPADEE, encoded by the exons ATGTCTTCTTTAGGAAGGGCCATGGGTGTCCTTAGGGCCGGGACGCAGCTTCTTACACGTGGACCTCAGAAAATAGTAACCCGAAA AGCTGGTGGTGGTCCACACATAGAGGCCCAGTACAGGCAATTCCCACAACTCACCAAGAGCCAGACGTTCCAAGCAGAGCTCCTCAGCAGTGCCATGTGGTTCTGGATCCTGTGGCACTGCTGGCATGACCCAGATGCAGTAATG GGTCACTTCCCGTGGCCTGATGCATCCGCATGGACAGATGAGGAACTGGGGATCCCAGCTGATGAGGAATGA